Below is a window of Moorella thermoacetica DNA.
TTTTCCGGGCAAGACCCCGGGAAGAGCCAGGGCGAGCCGGGGTGCTTTTTCTCCCGGGCGGCCAGCCATTCCCTGACGGCCTTCCTGGCGGCCGGAGGCACCGGCGCTTCCCGGTACTTGCCGCCTTTACCGCTCCTCACCGTAATAATCCCGTGCCTTTCCCCCACGTCCACGTCTTCAACCCGCAGGGATACGGCTTCGGACACCCTCAGCCCGCAGGAGAGCATGAGCCTCACCAGGGCGGCGTCCCTGGCGTTCCCTTCCTTCTCCACCTCCCGCAGAAGCCTGTTCACTTCTGCCCTGTCCAGGGCCTCCGGCGCGCCTCTGGCTTCCAGCACGCCCCTGGGGAAGTCCGGCAGCCTGGGGGCCAGGCCTTCTTTAACGCACCAGGAGAGCCAGGACTTTAGGGCCTTCATCCTGCGGTTGACCGTGTTGGGTTTGAGGTTTCTCACGTTCCGCATCCAGGATTGGTATTCGCGGAGGTCGATGCTGGTTATTTTCTCCGGCTCCGGTTCCTCCCCGCACGTTTCGCCGTACCACCGGGCGAAGGCTTGGAGGTCTTTGCGGTAGCCGGTGATGGTATGGTGAGAGGAGTCGGTCTCTTTGAGGTAGAAAAAATAGCTATTGAGAGCTTCGGTCATGGTGGTCGCTCCTTTCCGTTTTAATTGGCGGCTTGTCCTTTTTTCTCCCAAATAAAAGCAGAACCCCCGGAGGGGGGTGTCTGTCTCTCCCGGGGGCGCGGCAATTTTCCCAGGTGCCGGGGTTATTATCGCTTGTGGAAAAGTTCCCTGACCAAAGTTTCCTTGGAAATTTGCATGTGATCGGCCACATCGGCCAAGATGCCGCTTAACGTTCCGACTTTTAGGGGGCTGTGCAGCGGCACCCTGTTTACGTCCCTGGGCAGCCTCACACCGCCATAACCTCGTCTTTCACGATGTGCAACCGGATCACCCGCGGCACGTCCTTGTCCCCGAAGTGGCAGCGGACCGCGTCACGGACGTTACTCCTTATTTCGTCCAGGGCCTCGCCCTCCGTGAATATGGAGTGGCCGAGGGCGCGTGCCGTATAGCCGCCTTCCGGGGCTTCCTCGACTAAGAAGATTATCTTCTTGTCCAATCCGTTTCCCTCCCAACCTGGGGGTTGCTCTGCCTGGAAAAGTCTATTTCTCCACCACATGCTTTAAAGGCTTATATGACCAATATATCATACACCAGCGCGGCTTTCAATTATGCCGGCGCGGCCACCTGAATCCACCCGGTCTCCTGCGGCATGTCCAAAATGGTCATTTATACTTTTGAAGTGATCCAGGTCAAACATGATCAGGGAGAAGGGATTCCCGGTCCGCCGTATACGCTCAACTTCTCTTTCCAGCATTTCTAAAAAATAGCGGCGGTTGTAAGCGCCGGTCAGAGGGTCGGTGATGGAGAGGCGGTAAAGCTCTTCCTCCAGGTGTTTGCGTTCGGAGATGTCTATAAAGGTTTCCACCAGTTTCTCCCCGCTGTCCGTCCGCACGCGCTTGACCGTCTTTAGCACGAGGATCTCCAGCCCGTCCTTCCGGCGTAAAAGCCGTTCGGAGCGGTCAACCTCTTCATTCGAGGCAGTAATAGGACAGCTTCCTGCGGATTGTATGAAAAATTCCCAGCAGGATCTGCCTTCGATCTCTTCGGGTGCGGCTCCAATCATGGCGGCCACTTCCAGGTTTACCTTCTCGATGCGGTGGGAGACGGGGTCGATGATAAAGATCCCGACGGGCAGGGCGGCCAGGAGCGACCGCAGGAACTCTCCTTGCTCCCTCAGCTTTTCTTCCATTTTCTTGCGTTCTGTCAAATCTAATATAAAGGCCACGCATATGCTGCCTTTCCCATGGCCGAAGAGCTGCAGGTGCGTTTCCACCGGGTAGAGGGAGCCGTCTTTCCGGCGGTGCTTGGCGTCAAAGATGATCTTTTCTTTTTGGCCCTGCTGTAAAGGGGTCAAAAGGGCTCTGAAGCTCTCCCGGTCAAATTCCGGCATTAGCTGCAGGATGTTCATGTCCAAAAGTTCTTCTTCGGCGTAGCCAAGGTTCTCGTTGGCCCCCCGGTTGACCGCCAGGAACTTCAACGTATCGGGATGAAAGATATAGACCTCCGTCAAGGAGTCTTCGACTATCCTGCGGTACATTTGCGCCAGGGAGAGGGCTTCATGGAGCTTCAGGGCCATCTCTACGGTGGACACCAGCACGTGTTCCGGGGCACCCTTCAGAACATACCCGTAGCGCGTGACCGAGCGGACTTGCTAAAATAGATCCCTTCTCCCTTCCACTACTGTAAAGGGTCTCTTCCGGGTTATTCCGAATTCCTATGGCTTACTGTTTTCAGCCAGCAGGCCAAACGCATAATAGCGGTTCTTCTTGGCTTCTTTCTCAGCGTACATGCGTGCGTCAGCAGCGGAAAGAAGAGAGCGGGCATCTTCGCCGTCCTCGGGGCAGTAGGCTACCCCGGTAGAAAGGCCAACCTCAATCTCCCCAGTATAAGGCAGCTCCGCCATTAGGTTCTCTTTAAGCCTGGCCTTGAACTTTTCTACTCGCGGGCCCTTACCGGCAAACAGAACTACAAATTCGTCTCCCCCGTACCGGGCAGCTATGTCTTTTTCACGTGTTGCCTTTTTAAGGGCTCTTGCAGCTGCTCGCAAAACTTCATCCCCTATCTGGTGGCCCAGGGTGTCGTTTATTTGTTTCATGTTATCCAGGTCGAGGACGGCCACCGCAAAACTGCCGCCTCGTTCTAACCTGCAGTCCAGTTCCCGGAAAAAGGTCCTGCGGTTGTAAAGGCCTGTTAAAGGGTCGGTAACTGCTTCTTTCTTGAGCGCCAGGGCTACCAGGTGGAATTTTAGGGTCAGGAAGTACATGGCCAATATAGTCACTGCCGTGCCGGCGTTCACCAGCACCAGGTCGCCCAGGATCCTTCCCCAGCTTTCGGGAAGACCAAGTTTGACCCAGTACGCACTCAGAAAAGTGCCGGTACCCATAGTTAATAGTCCTAGCAGCAACAATTTCTCTGGCCCGCGTCCTTTCCGGTTACGCCCTTTATGAAGGCAAATCCCCATGCCTATGGCTGATAGAAAATATATCACAGTTTTACAGAACTCAGACAAGGCCTTAGCCTGCTCTACACTCATTATTCAGATGACCTCGCAATTTTTAGAGCTGACCAATTTGGCAGCGCGCGCCAAGAACTCAGCTTGTTGGGGAGGTAGGCTTTTGTTTGTTACCGCCGCGGTTGCACGTGTGCTCTCCAGTATAAGCCATCCCGCCTGCTTAGCCCAAACGGTCGTTGTTCTCCCCGCCATGATATGACCCAATTTGGGTCAGTGCAGCCGCCTCAGTAAAAAAAGTATTTCGCCCAGCAAAGCTATTAGGGTACCCCCCCCCCCATGGAAATATTCTCCATTTCCTCTTTCGGAATCCGTAAAAATGCCTTTACCACCTGGGGGTCAAATTGCTGACCTGCACACCTTTTCAATTCATTCCGCGCTTTCTCCGGGGCGAACGCTTTTCTGTATGGCCTGGCGGAGGTCATGGCGTCGTAGGCATCAGCAACACGAATAATGCGCGCTAGAAGCGGGATCTCCTCTCCTGAAAGGCCAGCCGGATAACCCCCACCCTCATAGTCTTCGTGATGGTGACGTACGGCTGCAATGACCGCCGCAGGGAACCGGGCCGGTTCCAGGATCCTGGCTCCTACTTCGGGATGACCCTGCATCTCTTTTCTTTCTTCCGGGGTGAGGGGGCCCGGTTTAAGAAGAATGTCCTCTTGTACACCAATTTTGCCCAGGTCGTGTAAAAGTCCGGCTAGATAAACCTGTTCCTCCACTTCAGCACCAAGTCCCAGCATACGGGCGCAGGAGCGTGCCCATTTGGCTACCCGGATGGAATGCCCCCTCGTGTATACGTCCTTGGCCTCCAATGCCGCTGCCAGCGACTGTACGGTACTCAAGTAGTACTCCCGCAGGGATGAATAAAGGCGGGTGTTTTCCAGCGCCAGCCCGATTTGAGCTGCCACGGTACCCAGGTACTCAACTTCCTCTTCCGACCAGCGACGCGGTACAGGAGAATAAAGCTTCAGTGTGCCCAGGATCTTTCCGCCTGCTTTCACAGGCACCACAACCAGGGCCCGCATCTCCAGGGCACAGTAAGGTAGATGCCTTCCGGATTTGTCTGTAGCCAGGTCCTCCAACACTACAGGTTCCCCTTTTTGCAACACTTCACCCAGCAAGTTATCCTCCGGCCGAACGCGGGCTACCCTCGCCTGCAACTTCTGGTTCATACCCAGGCTAGCCCTCAGCACCAGTTCGCCGGTATTTTCGTCAAGCACCCGCAGCGCACACCACCGTGCATCCAGCACGTCCCTTACACTTGCCAGGGCCGATTCAAGCACTAGATCCACATCAAGGTGGCTCGATAACACCTGCCCTACTTCGATTAGCCGTTCAAGCATCGCTGCCCTTTCCCGCACCTTCCGGAAAAGCCGGGCATTTTCCAGCGCCAGCCCCAGAATGGTGCCCAGGGTGGTCAAAAAGATGGCTTCCTCTCCGGTGAAGCGTTGCC
It encodes the following:
- a CDS encoding GGDEF domain-containing protein, which translates into the protein MLLGLLTMGTGTFLSAYWVKLGLPESWGRILGDLVLVNAGTAVTILAMYFLTLKFHLVALALKKEAVTDPLTGLYNRRTFFRELDCRLERGGSFAVAVLDLDNMKQINDTLGHQIGDEVLRAAARALKKATREKDIAARYGGDEFVVLFAGKGPRVEKFKARLKENLMAELPYTGEIEVGLSTGVAYCPEDGEDARSLLSAADARMYAEKEAKKNRYYAFGLLAENSKP
- a CDS encoding 2-oxoisovalerate dehydrogenase E1 subunit beta, with protein sequence MDKKIIFLVEEAPEGGYTARALGHSIFTEGEALDEIRSNVRDAVRCHFGDKDVPRVIRLHIVKDEVMAV
- a CDS encoding HD domain-containing phosphohydrolase — encoded protein: MQYYEELKHIGLQRLQESMSQALGLAASVTYPDGQLLTKTSNLCSFCALLNANSEGRAKCGASRVIFARAAVDAGRAILDTCHAGLVHVAVPLRVAGKTVAVLVGGSVALKPLTEEEVAELARETGIDQEELWVAAQGVPLWSEERLRTAAEMIRAVTETLAQLLYTKQEQQKKADELSALFEFSKTVSGSLQVAEAARQGLQAVLELTGATSGSVIMLGEAEPGAATLEVAATLEPDNELRVIPAGEIIAAVEREAVAAHFESRPGESTPEEKRPAVAVPLTAGGKVTGVLTLAGKSGGQRFTGEEAIFLTTLGTILGLALENARLFRKVRERAAMLERLIEVGQVLSSHLDVDLVLESALASVRDVLDARWCALRVLDENTGELVLRASLGMNQKLQARVARVRPEDNLLGEVLQKGEPVVLEDLATDKSGRHLPYCALEMRALVVVPVKAGGKILGTLKLYSPVPRRWSEEEVEYLGTVAAQIGLALENTRLYSSLREYYLSTVQSLAAALEAKDVYTRGHSIRVAKWARSCARMLGLGAEVEEQVYLAGLLHDLGKIGVQEDILLKPGPLTPEERKEMQGHPEVGARILEPARFPAAVIAAVRHHHEDYEGGGYPAGLSGEEIPLLARIIRVADAYDAMTSARPYRKAFAPEKARNELKRCAGQQFDPQVVKAFLRIPKEEMENISMGGGVP